In the genome of Nocardioides sp. NBC_00368, the window CGACGACCTGGAGAGCCTGGACGCCGACGTCGTGGTCAACGCGACCGGCCTCGGCGCGCGCGAGCTGGTCGGCGACACCAGCCTCTACCCGGTCCAGGGCCAGATCGTCATCCTCGAACCCGGCGCCACCGAGGAGTGGCTGGAGGCCGAGGGCGAGGAGCCCTCCTACGTCTTCCCGCGCGGCAGGGACACCGTGGTCGGAGGTACGTCGGTGCCGCACGCCTGGGACCAGAGCCCGGACCCGCGTACGGCTGAGCGGATCCTCGCCGACGCCACCGCCGCCATGCCGGAGATCGCGAACGTCGAGGTCAGGGGCCACAAGGTCGGCCTCCGGCCGGCCCGCTCCTCGGTCCGGCTGGAGCGCGAGGGACGGGTCGTTCACTGCTACGGCCACGGCGGTGCCGGGGTGACCCTGAGCTGGGGCTGCGCCACCGAGGTGGCCGCGCTCGTGAAGTAAGGCTCGCCTAACTCTGCTGTTACCCTTCGAGCGTGGGCAAGAAGAGGAAACCTCCCAAGACGGAGTGCTGCGTGTCGAAGTCGCGGTGCAAGCGGTGTCCGATCCGCATGCTCAAGGAGGGCACCCTGCCCGAGGGGATGACGGTCAAGAAGCGCCGTCTGGTGACCCTCGACGGCAAGCCGGTCAAGAAGAAGCACCTGGCTGCTTGACGGGAAAGGCGCCGCCAAGTTGTGCGCGAGGTGGTAGGAATTGCTTTGCAGTCGATTACCTACTCGTGCAAGGACGTTACCGATGCCTCACGCCACCCGCCGCTCTGTCCTGTCCGGTGCTGCTGTCACGGGCGCCGCGGCGCTGAGCGCTGCCGGCTACACCGCCACCCCGGCCCATGGTGCGAACGGCGCGGGGAAGGGTGACACGGTCCGGCTGACCGTGCTCGGCACGACCGACCTGCACGGCAACGTCTTCAACTGGGACTACTACAAGAACGCCGAGTTCTCGAACAGCGCCGGCAACGAGATCGGCGTCGCCAAGGTCAAGACGCTGATCGATGCCGTGCGCGAGGAGCGACGCGGCGAGCCGATCCTCACGATCGATGCCGGTGACACCATCCAGGGCACCCCGCTGGCCTACTACTACGCCCGGATCGACCCGATCACCGAGGGCGCGATCCACCCGATGGCGCGGGCGATGAACCTGGTCGGCTACGACGCCGCGGCCCTGGGCAACCACGAGTTCAACTACGGCATCGACACGATCCGGAAGTTCGAGGAGCAGGTGAACTTCCCGATGCTCGGCGCCAACGC includes:
- a CDS encoding NAD(P)/FAD-dependent oxidoreductase, which produces MRVTVVGAGVIGLSCAVRLLEAGHEVSVIGRERTTGTTSAVAGGFWFPYLAEPRERVTAWAAETFLELARLAREEPEAGVRMVHGTQHNPGTDLWWAAPLTDLTVGEGRAEFTVPIAEMPVYLPWLERKVIEAGGSITTGTVDDLESLDADVVVNATGLGARELVGDTSLYPVQGQIVILEPGATEEWLEAEGEEPSYVFPRGRDTVVGGTSVPHAWDQSPDPRTAERILADATAAMPEIANVEVRGHKVGLRPARSSVRLEREGRVVHCYGHGGAGVTLSWGCATEVAALVK